A single window of Flavipsychrobacter sp. DNA harbors:
- a CDS encoding mechanosensitive ion channel, whose translation MESNDAIREILYNPMIQKGVAVFVGVAIIWGIIKLLQKNLASRIKNNEARYKTRKLTSFIGFLLTALLVTIVFSERLGGLTVAIGVAGAGIAFALQEVIVSVAGWMAIIFGNFYKTGDRVQLGGIKGDVIDIGVLRTTIMETGEWVDGDLYNGRIVLVANSFVFKEPVFNYSGDFGFLWDELKLPVQFSSNFDKARSMLLAIAKEAVGEYTVGANKEWEAMLRKYRIENAKTEPQVSLAIIDGGAVFTLRYVVDFKLRRSIKDKIYSRILEQVKTADDIFLPASTIQITDAPDINVKIKE comes from the coding sequence ATGGAATCAAACGATGCTATTAGAGAAATCCTGTATAACCCAATGATACAAAAGGGTGTGGCTGTTTTTGTTGGTGTAGCTATTATTTGGGGTATCATAAAACTGTTGCAAAAGAACCTTGCATCTAGAATCAAGAACAATGAAGCCAGATATAAAACCAGAAAACTCACTTCATTTATTGGTTTTCTCCTTACTGCTTTACTCGTCACGATCGTATTTAGCGAAAGACTAGGCGGGCTTACCGTTGCCATAGGCGTTGCGGGTGCAGGTATTGCCTTTGCACTACAAGAAGTAATCGTGAGTGTTGCGGGATGGATGGCCATTATATTTGGCAACTTCTACAAAACAGGAGACAGGGTACAACTAGGAGGTATTAAAGGCGATGTAATAGACATAGGAGTATTGCGTACAACCATTATGGAAACAGGAGAATGGGTAGATGGTGACCTATATAATGGTAGAATTGTACTAGTAGCTAATAGTTTTGTTTTCAAAGAACCAGTCTTCAACTACTCCGGAGATTTTGGATTTCTTTGGGATGAGCTTAAGCTTCCCGTACAGTTTAGCAGCAATTTTGACAAAGCAAGGTCCATGTTATTAGCTATAGCAAAAGAAGCAGTTGGAGAATACACCGTTGGGGCTAACAAAGAATGGGAAGCTATGCTCAGAAAATACAGAATAGAGAATGCAAAAACAGAACCACAAGTATCATTGGCGATAATAGATGGAGGTGCTGTTTTCACGCTCAGGTATGTTGTAGATTTTAAACTAAGAAGAAGTATAAAGGACAAGATATATAGTCGTATTCTGGAGCAAGTAAAAACTGCTGACGACATTTTCTTACCTGCAAGCACCATACAAATAACTGATG